Within the Musa acuminata AAA Group cultivar baxijiao chromosome BXJ2-9, Cavendish_Baxijiao_AAA, whole genome shotgun sequence genome, the region GGACAAATATGCAGGAGCCCTATTTTCTAATATCAAATTGGGTATGTCTGCCTGTTGATCCTACTATTTACTGATTTACTTGTCCTGTCCTTTAAATTTAAAATCCATACCTCTCGTTCAATTTGATCTTTGTTCTTCCTTTTTGTGAATTTCCAAATTTATCTGAGTTTTTATTTACCAATTTATTATTCATGTTTTAACATCGAGTTTTCAAGAACATCAAACATCTGTCAGTGAGTGTTTACCAATGATATGGACTCTGTTTTTGGATTTGAAAATTAATTCCCACAACTTTCTTTGGTCATTAGTTGTCCTTATGTGTCTTTTTTTACCATGTAGGATCGGAGAACTTCCATAACTCTGTTGATGCAGCTCTCATACTCAAGGTAGGAAATTATGCCTTTGATGGATGATGTTATGTTGTCATTCTTAAGGTGTAAAACACAAACAAGGATAAGTAGTCAAATTGTCTGTTTCCAATGATCTGACTGATAGAAGGCATTTAATTGCAGAATAAGTCAGAAGATGTTTTTCCCTACTTGAATGGGCGTTGTATATATCTTGTTGGTGAGTATCTGATTGATGAAGATGTCAATAGTCAGTTAGGTGTCTATGTTAAACAGTTGTTCTTTTGTTTCTGTGGTGACCTAACATTTGAAACTGTATTTCCACAGGAATGATGGGTTCTGGGAAGAGTACAGTAGGAAAGATATTATCTGAAGTGCTATGCTATTCTTTTTTCGATAGGTGCGTTTCTATTGATGTGCAAAATAGTCATTGACTTGGTGGACTCGTATGTAGGAAACTATATAATGCCTATTATAGTGCTTATGCTTCTGGGGGATAAAATTTGTGTGCTTATTGGTTTTTTCCAGTGATAAATTGGTCGAGCAGGCGGTTGGTGTTTCATCTGTTGCTCAGATTTTTAAGGACCATAGCGAAGCCTTCTTCCGAGATAATGAGGTCTTTTCAACTTACCTTGTTGGCAGTTGGATCCTGAGTCTTTATTTACAGTCATTAGACAATAGAAGAGGTTAAACAATTATTGTAGTGGTGGTAGAAGAGaagacataaaaaaaattaatagagattataaataaatattcacaATACTCTTAGATTAaccaaaaatatgattttttacatAGCTCATATCTCAATGATGGAAACAGATCCAGAGCATTATGGTTTTATTGCTATAGTAGTCAATAATAAATATGTGTTTTACTATTTTATAATATCAACATCTTAAAAATAGGTCAAGTTCTGTATTTAACATGCATTTTTCAGGAAAAGAAAACTAGAGACTAAATCCTTATTCTTCTCTCTGGTACATGTTCAGAGTAAAGTGCTGAAGGACTTGTCATCTATGCACCGCTTGGTTGTTGCGACTGGTGGTGGTGCTGTCATTCGACCAATCAACTGGTAGGAGGCTGATGCATGTGATTGTAGGTTCACTTTCTTGGTGTCAACATGAATCGCTGTGATAGTGTGATTTATGTTTTCAGGAAGTATATGAAGCAGGGGCTAACAGTCTGGTTAGATGTTCCTTTGGAAGCTCTAGCAAGGCGAATTGCTGCTGTGGGTACTGCTTCCCGCCCTCTCCTGCATCAAGAATCTGGTGATCCTTACAAAAAGGTATACTTGTCTTCTAAGCACCATTGATTCATGT harbors:
- the LOC103999202 gene encoding shikimate kinase 3, chloroplastic, which codes for MEVAAVLSLQSCSSIGLDRSGNKNGCSVRLPDRWSEQRKVQAVRFGDSRNIGAPLRSGYPELKIACCSKKNTGSENFHNSVDAALILKNKSEDVFPYLNGRCIYLVGMMGSGKSTVGKILSEVLCYSFFDSDKLVEQAVGVSSVAQIFKDHSEAFFRDNESKVLKDLSSMHRLVVATGGGAVIRPINWKYMKQGLTVWLDVPLEALARRIAAVGTASRPLLHQESGDPYKKAFAKLTTLSEQRGKAYANADARVCLDDIAAKQGHGDVSVLTPTDIALEALMKLECFLTENSSVTNSQYIQG